In Trichocoleus sp. FACHB-46, the sequence GATCGCACCTGCTCCTCGTTCATCGGCTGAAAGGTTCGCACCGCTTCCAAGGCTTGATCCAGAATTTCCAGACTATCAATTCCCGTAATCACCACCGACGTCGGCAGATTGAGAGCATAGTGCAGGCATTCAATTGGCGTTGCTGTATTGGAGCGTAAAAGCACGCCGTTTGCCAGACTTTTCATGCCCAAGATGCCAATGTTTTGCTTTACCAGTTCCGGAACCACTAGCTTGGCAAAGCTTTGGTAGTGAGCATCCATCACATTCAGCGGCATCTGCACCGCGTCGAACTTAAACCCTTGCTGAGCGGCAACTTCCAGCATGTGGAGATGAATTTGAGGAGCTTTATGCCCGGTGAAGCCAATGTATCGCAGTTTACCAGCTTCTTTTGCTTCAACCAAAGCGGCATGGGCTCCTGCCTCATCAAAAACTCGATAGGGGTCTTCGTAGCGGATAATTTCGTGATGCTGGACCAGATCAATGCAATCTACTTGTAGGCGCTGCAAAGATTCGTCTAGCTGTCTTGTGGCTTCTTGCTTAGAGCGACCGTCAATCTTCGTCATCAAAAATACTTTGTCTCGGTAGCCATCACGCAATGCTTTTCCCATCCGCATCTCGCTGAGGCCACCGTTATAGTCCCAACTGTTATCCATAAAGGTGATACCGCGATCGATCGCACTGCGAACAATCCGGAGCGCCAGTGGCTCATCCACCCGCTCCAAGCTGAGGTGCCATCCGCCCAATCCGATCGCAGAAACGGTCTCCCCAGTGCTGCCGAGAGTTCGGTAGAGCATTTCTGATGGTGATGTAATTTCTGGCATCTGTTCTCCTTACTTGCCCGCTAAAGCCTCAGTGCCTTTAGCTATGAGCCAATTCAAACACAAGAAAAAGCTCTCAGTCTCTTCCTAGAGACACACTCAGGCAGACCGGGGATCGCGGTAGTAAGGATGCTTGAACTATCGTATGTCTCTTCTCGGTTGAGCGAATTTGCTACCTGGAAAGTGAGTGGTTTTGAGCTCAGTATTCATTTCAGCAGGGTAGAAGATACCCCATTAAAATACACAGTTTATCGGTAGGCTACCGTATTATTTTCTTATGGAGCTAGTGCTAATCGAAACGATGGATGCTGTTGAACAGCGGTTTCTTGTCACCAATCGCGCCTAATCAATCCACTGCTGATACAAATACTCCAGTACCCGTTGAGTGGCTGGAGCACATTGGGCTAAATCCGTATAACTCAACCACGCGATCGCTTCGATTTCTGAGTTGGCGATTATTTCACCCCTGCAGTCTGCCCCAAAGCAGCGCATTGCCACCCAAGTGGTTCTGTGTATCCATGCGCGACTTCCTGCACGACCAGCACCTCTGTTAGAGTGTCAGCAATCAGGCTGACATTGAGTTCCTCCTGAACCTCTCGGGGCAAAGCTTCCCAGTCAGACTCACCCTTCTCCCGCTTGCCACCGGGTAGATAAAACACATCCTTGCCCCTTGTCCGGGCACACAGGACCTGTCTATCCCTGATCAAATCCAGGCAACGACCTCAATGATAGTGCACTCGTTTCAACTAGTAGGCATCGATTCGAACAGTTTAGAAAGCAGCTGTAAAAACCGATCTCCGAACACTGGGGAGAGCCCCCCACACAGGAGCACAAAGATAGCCGAACCAATGTAATGAACGAGATGAACAGCTTCCGGTGTGAAGTAGATGAAATAGGAGAGCGGAACCAGGATCAAGAAAGATCCCAGGAGTGAACCCAATAAAAATTGAGTTGCTCTACTCCGCCAAGTTGGAAGATTGGGTTCGTTGGGTTTAGATTGCATCGTCAGAGCTACAACTCAAGCTGTATCTATTCTAGAGCCAGATCAGACAGAGCATCATTAGGTTCGAGTTCTAAAGGATTCTAAGCTTTCAGGAGTTGTTTCCAGCGATGCTCTGTCTGGTCATTGGCTGGAAATAAACACTCAATCCTGAGTTCTTGTAGGGTAATGTCGTAGGGAGTACCGAGTGTGGCGATCGTCGAGAAAAATTGCAATTCTAGATCTCCCCGTTTGAGATGAACGGTCAGCAGCATGGTATTTTGAGCCACACGAGCAGCAGCATGCCAAACCCCAACAATATCGGGATAACTCATTAACTCATTCAATAACGCTTTAGATTGTTCACTTTCACCTTCAGCAATGGCTTCTCGCTGCAAGCGTTGTAACAAATGCACTGAAAAATCGTCCCAGTTCACCACAAAGGGACGGAACCCTTGAGGATGAAACATCGCCCGCATCAGATTAACTTTTCCATCGCGATAGAAGTGAGCTTGCAGTTCCTCGGGGCTAATAAAAGCGTTCAGCAGTCGATTGGCAGCTTGGTTGGTCAGCAGCAGGTTCCAGTAGCGATCGACCACAAGTGCTGGGTAGGGTTCCTGCTGGCGCAGCATGAAGTCGAGCGCTTTCCGGATCGAAGTCATTTCAGGAGCCGATAGGTCAGTCTCTGTGTGAACAGGGGCAAATCCAGCAGCCGTCAGCATCAAGTTTTGCTGTCTTAACGGAATCTCTAGCACCTCTGATAGTTGCAATACCATCTCTCGGCTGGGTTTGGCTCGTCCGGATTCCAGAAAACTAATGTGGCGTTGAGATACTTGACTGGTCACGGCTAAATCAAGCTGGCTAAATCCTCGCTGGCCCCGCCATTGCTTCAGAAGCAGTCCAAACGAGTCAAGGGGTAGATTTGAGGCATGGGTGCGTTGCTGCATAACCAGGTTGGCAAAAGATAGCTTTGATTACCTAACAGGTAATTGCTTTGATTATCTCCCGCTTCCATGATGAAAGCATCCTGATTGAGGGTCAACCCGATGTTGAAGGCAACAAATCTTCCGACAACCCACGTATTCAGCGGTATCAAAGTTCTGTATTTGATACTCACCATTGCCGGTTCCATTGCACCCTGGTTCTGGCTCCTACAAGATCCCTCGGCATTGCTTTCTCCCTCCTTCTTCCTGCACCAAGCCTTTGCGAATAACATTGCAGCAGGGTTGACAACGGATTTACTGATTTCTGCGATCGCCTTCTTTTGGTTTGTATGGATTGAATTGAACCGGTTAAACATCCCACGAGCCTGGATCATTCTGTATATTGGATTGACCTTTGGCGTTGGACTTTCCTGTTCTCTACCCTTCTTCCTATACCGTCGAGAGCAACTTCTAGAACGAACTGTTT encodes:
- a CDS encoding aldo/keto reductase, translating into MPEITSPSEMLYRTLGSTGETVSAIGLGGWHLSLERVDEPLALRIVRSAIDRGITFMDNSWDYNGGLSEMRMGKALRDGYRDKVFLMTKIDGRSKQEATRQLDESLQRLQVDCIDLVQHHEIIRYEDPYRVFDEAGAHAALVEAKEAGKLRYIGFTGHKAPQIHLHMLEVAAQQGFKFDAVQMPLNVMDAHYQSFAKLVVPELVKQNIGILGMKSLANGVLLRSNTATPIECLHYALNLPTSVVITGIDSLEILDQALEAVRTFQPMNEEQVRSLLAKTATAGASGKFEPFKTSSIYDGTAQNPDWLGEEPERIQELMLA
- a CDS encoding NUDIX domain-containing protein, whose translation is MIRDRQVLCARTRGKDVFYLPGGKREKGESDWEALPREVQEELNVSLIADTLTEVLVVQEVAHGYTEPLGWQCAALGQTAGVK
- a CDS encoding helix-turn-helix domain-containing protein, whose amino-acid sequence is MQQRTHASNLPLDSFGLLLKQWRGQRGFSQLDLAVTSQVSQRHISFLESGRAKPSREMVLQLSEVLEIPLRQQNLMLTAAGFAPVHTETDLSAPEMTSIRKALDFMLRQQEPYPALVVDRYWNLLLTNQAANRLLNAFISPEELQAHFYRDGKVNLMRAMFHPQGFRPFVVNWDDFSVHLLQRLQREAIAEGESEQSKALLNELMSYPDIVGVWHAAARVAQNTMLLTVHLKRGDLELQFFSTIATLGTPYDITLQELRIECLFPANDQTEHRWKQLLKA
- a CDS encoding DUF2834 domain-containing protein; protein product: MLKATNLPTTHVFSGIKVLYLILTIAGSIAPWFWLLQDPSALLSPSFFLHQAFANNIAAGLTTDLLISAIAFFWFVWIELNRLNIPRAWIILYIGLTFGVGLSCSLPFFLYRREQLLERTV